From the genome of Halorussus caseinilyticus, one region includes:
- a CDS encoding SHOCT domain-containing protein, with product MDDPLEDDENALVKLTSLLVLGVGLAGLFLGYDWFWLAFVLGFAVLVPIVKVVTRALGIGTTPETSDHVPRSRTADEPDSKQDALDTLRNRYARGDLTEAEFERKVEALLDTETPESARKRVERGRGERERTRADARDRTDATFETDENA from the coding sequence ATGGACGACCCTCTGGAAGACGACGAGAACGCGCTGGTGAAACTCACCTCGTTGCTCGTTCTCGGCGTCGGACTCGCCGGACTCTTTCTGGGCTACGACTGGTTCTGGCTCGCGTTCGTACTCGGGTTCGCGGTTCTCGTCCCAATCGTGAAAGTCGTGACGCGCGCGCTCGGCATCGGTACGACCCCGGAGACGAGCGACCACGTTCCGCGGAGTCGGACCGCCGACGAACCCGACTCGAAGCAGGACGCCCTCGACACCCTCCGGAACCGATACGCCCGCGGGGACCTCACCGAAGCGGAGTTCGAGCGGAAGGTCGAAGCCCTGCTCGACACCGAGACCCCCGAGAGCGCGCGCAAGCGGGTTGAGCGCGGGCGTGGCGAGCGCGAGCGAACGCGGGCAGACGCCCGCGACCGGACGGACGCGACCTTCGAAACCGACGAGAACGCGTGA
- the ctaD gene encoding cytochrome c oxidase subunit I — protein sequence MVEAGQIALTVIMGVLLFGVAAFLTRLEDWRSYTPLSTGGGYVGEQTGQAHHEKPAGIVRWLTTVDHKDIGLLYGLYGLVAFTWGGIAVLLMRAELAAPAEDFIGANFYNALLTTHGITMLFLFGTPIIAAFGNYFIPLLIGADDMAFPRINAIAFWLLPPAAVLIWAGFPLASLTETIDPAQTSWTMYTPLSVEQTNPGVDLMLLGLHLSGVSATMGAINFIATIFTERGDDVGWESLDIFSWTMITQSGLILFSFPLLGSALVMLLLDRNFGTLFFAAEGGGPILWQHLFWFFGHPEVYILVLPPMGLVSLILPRFAGRKLFGFKFVVYSTLAIGVLSFGVWAHHMFSTGIDPRIRASFMAVSLAIAVPSAVKVFNWITTMWNGKLRLTAPMLFTIGFVQNFILGGVTGVFLASIPVDLVLHDTYYVVGHFHFIVMGAIAVAGFAGIYYWFPLFTGRMYQKTLAKWHFWLTMIGSNVTFIAMLLLGYGGMPRRYATYLPQFTDMHLVATVGAFIMGFGQLIFVYNLLVSWLEGPLVESGDPWDLEETGMKTKEWAWFERKRETALTDGGEEVAEDE from the coding sequence ATGGTAGAAGCCGGGCAAATCGCACTCACCGTCATCATGGGGGTACTCCTCTTCGGAGTCGCCGCGTTCCTCACCCGACTCGAGGACTGGCGCTCCTACACGCCCCTCTCGACTGGCGGTGGCTACGTCGGCGAACAGACTGGGCAGGCACACCACGAGAAGCCTGCCGGAATCGTGCGTTGGCTAACCACCGTAGACCACAAGGACATCGGTCTCCTCTACGGTCTCTACGGTCTCGTCGCGTTCACGTGGGGCGGCATCGCCGTCCTCCTGATGCGGGCAGAACTGGCCGCGCCCGCCGAGGACTTCATCGGGGCGAACTTCTACAACGCCCTGCTGACGACCCACGGTATCACGATGCTGTTCCTGTTCGGGACGCCCATCATCGCGGCGTTCGGGAACTACTTCATCCCGCTACTCATCGGCGCGGACGACATGGCGTTCCCCCGCATCAACGCCATCGCGTTCTGGTTGCTCCCGCCCGCGGCGGTCCTCATCTGGGCTGGCTTCCCGCTGGCGTCGTTGACCGAGACTATCGACCCGGCCCAGACTTCGTGGACGATGTACACGCCGCTGTCGGTCGAACAGACCAACCCCGGCGTGGACCTGATGTTACTCGGGTTACACCTCTCAGGGGTGTCGGCGACGATGGGGGCGATAAACTTCATCGCCACCATCTTCACCGAGCGCGGTGACGACGTTGGCTGGGAGAGCCTCGACATCTTCTCGTGGACGATGATTACCCAGTCGGGACTCATCCTGTTCTCGTTCCCCCTGCTCGGGAGCGCCCTCGTGATGCTCCTGCTCGACCGGAACTTCGGGACCCTCTTCTTCGCGGCCGAAGGCGGCGGTCCCATCCTGTGGCAACACCTGTTCTGGTTCTTCGGCCACCCCGAAGTGTACATCCTCGTGTTGCCCCCGATGGGTCTCGTCAGCCTCATCCTGCCGCGGTTCGCGGGCCGAAAGCTGTTCGGGTTCAAGTTCGTCGTCTACTCGACGCTCGCCATCGGCGTCCTGTCGTTCGGCGTCTGGGCGCATCACATGTTCAGCACGGGCATCGACCCCCGGATTCGCGCGTCGTTCATGGCGGTGTCGTTGGCGATTGCGGTGCCGAGCGCAGTCAAGGTGTTCAACTGGATTACGACGATGTGGAACGGCAAACTCCGGCTAACCGCGCCGATGCTGTTCACCATCGGGTTCGTCCAGAACTTCATCCTCGGCGGCGTCACCGGCGTCTTCCTCGCGTCCATCCCGGTTGACCTCGTGCTTCACGACACCTACTACGTCGTCGGCCACTTCCACTTCATCGTCATGGGTGCCATCGCGGTGGCCGGGTTCGCGGGCATCTACTACTGGTTCCCGCTGTTCACCGGTCGGATGTACCAGAAGACGCTCGCCAAGTGGCACTTCTGGCTCACGATGATTGGGAGCAACGTGACGTTCATCGCCATGCTCCTGCTGGGTTACGGCGGGATGCCGCGTCGGTACGCCACCTACCTCCCGCAGTTCACCGACATGCACCTCGTCGCCACCGTGGGCGCGTTCATCATGGGCTTCGGTCAGCTCATCTTCGTCTACAACCTGCTGGTCTCGTGGCTCGAAGGCCCGCTCGTGGAGAGCGGCGACCCGTGGGACCTCGAAGAGACCGGAATGAAGACCAAAGAGTGGGCGTGGTTCGAGCGCAAGCGCGAGACCGCCCTCACCGACGGCGGCGAAGAAGTCGCCGAAGACGAATAG
- a CDS encoding MTH865 family protein, with protein sequence MADEETKAELREQFTEAFEGADYPVSNPMDLVPALPDGPGTRFEAGDVSFTAMELSTKLSDIQDFPYDDVETLVDDLIVGLDEKDML encoded by the coding sequence ATGGCAGACGAAGAAACCAAAGCCGAACTCCGCGAGCAGTTCACCGAAGCGTTCGAAGGTGCCGACTACCCCGTCAGCAACCCGATGGACCTCGTTCCGGCGCTCCCCGATGGACCGGGCACGCGCTTCGAGGCGGGCGACGTTAGCTTCACCGCGATGGAACTGTCCACGAAGCTTTCGGACATACAGGACTTCCCCTACGACGATGTCGAGACGCTCGTCGACGACCTCATCGTGGGACTGGACGAGAAGGACATGCTGTAA
- a CDS encoding DUF7410 domain-containing protein, whose amino-acid sequence MTGEPTYDTDVPPGESSADCPYCDRPLESEELLVLHEGLDHWERLDEDRREQFRETYQRESDDLRGFRLKMLGLLVVVYFVFLFVYSWQTTDPYSVISLVFV is encoded by the coding sequence ATGACCGGAGAACCCACCTACGACACCGACGTGCCGCCGGGCGAATCGTCCGCCGACTGCCCCTACTGCGACCGACCGCTGGAGAGCGAGGAGCTGCTCGTCCTCCACGAGGGTCTGGACCACTGGGAGCGACTCGACGAGGACCGACGCGAACAGTTCCGCGAGACCTACCAGCGCGAGAGCGACGACCTGCGAGGGTTCCGACTCAAGATGCTCGGACTGCTGGTGGTGGTCTACTTCGTCTTCCTGTTCGTCTACTCGTGGCAGACGACCGACCCCTACAGCGTGATTTCGCTGGTGTTCGTCTGA
- a CDS encoding SRPBCC family protein, with protein sequence MDSVELSTVVYVPPEEAYDFLVDFRGYADYSKHLGRVERHGEGGPGTEYDIHLEWWKLNYVVRSEVTDFEPPERIGWKIVKDLRAHGEWVVEPAPEEAPPDRESASRVRLVVKFDADSASSDMLDLPRLVSLDWVIGKVRPLVRKEAERVVARIVEDLEGERREVELTLHESPDTV encoded by the coding sequence GTGGATAGCGTCGAACTCAGCACCGTCGTCTACGTGCCGCCCGAGGAGGCCTACGACTTTCTCGTGGACTTTCGCGGATACGCCGACTACTCCAAGCATCTCGGCCGGGTCGAGCGTCACGGCGAGGGCGGTCCCGGAACCGAGTACGACATTCATCTCGAGTGGTGGAAACTGAACTACGTCGTCCGGTCGGAAGTGACCGACTTCGAACCGCCCGAGCGCATCGGGTGGAAAATCGTCAAGGACCTCCGCGCGCACGGCGAGTGGGTAGTCGAACCCGCGCCAGAAGAGGCCCCGCCCGACAGGGAGTCGGCCTCGCGGGTGCGACTCGTCGTGAAGTTCGACGCGGACTCGGCGAGTTCCGACATGCTCGATTTGCCGCGACTCGTCTCGCTCGACTGGGTAATCGGCAAGGTGCGACCACTCGTCCGCAAGGAGGCCGAGCGCGTCGTCGCGCGCATCGTCGAGGACCTCGAAGGCGAGCGCCGCGAAGTCGAACTGACGCTCCACGAATCGCCGGACACCGTGTAG
- a CDS encoding plastocyanin/azurin family copper-binding protein encodes MSTEGSESVTRRGFMRAATGTAAAAGAAGTAAAQEEGGGGGGTQEVAVGPGGSLVYEPADLTIAPGTTVNFVWESDNHNIVVESQPDGAGWEGTKGGASKTYNTGHEYSHTFETTGTYEYFCQPHKTAGMTASITVQEGGASSGSSGPAIPSSAKTLSIATTAALVFTLGLAYFFMKYGGDYGQAE; translated from the coding sequence ATGAGTACGGAAGGAAGCGAGTCGGTCACGCGGCGTGGATTCATGCGGGCCGCCACGGGAACCGCGGCGGCCGCGGGTGCGGCGGGAACCGCCGCCGCACAAGAAGAAGGCGGTGGCGGCGGTGGCACTCAGGAAGTTGCAGTCGGTCCCGGCGGGAGTCTCGTCTACGAACCCGCCGACTTGACTATCGCGCCCGGCACGACGGTCAACTTCGTCTGGGAGTCGGACAACCACAACATCGTCGTGGAGAGCCAACCCGACGGCGCGGGTTGGGAGGGGACGAAGGGCGGCGCGAGCAAGACGTACAACACCGGTCACGAGTACAGCCACACCTTCGAGACGACCGGCACCTACGAGTACTTCTGTCAACCCCACAAGACCGCCGGGATGACCGCCAGTATCACCGTCCAAGAGGGCGGTGCCTCCTCGGGGAGTAGCGGCCCGGCAATCCCGAGTAGCGCGAAGACGCTCAGCATCGCTACGACGGCCGCACTGGTGTTCACGCTCGGACTGGCGTACTTCTTCATGAAGTACGGCGGCGACTACGGACAGGCCGAGTAA
- a CDS encoding M42 family metallopeptidase, whose amino-acid sequence MDFDFDLLRELTETSGVPGYEDRVRNLVRREFEGVADSVHTDPMGNVVGTIEGSGDYEVAIAAHMDEIGFMVKHVTDEGFLEIDTLGGWDPDVLRAQRVTVHTPDEDLTGVIGSIPTHVQDDEEEFDIDDVAIDLGLPAEEVEERVSVGDLVSMEQTTVRVGDNVTGKALDDRVCLFAMLEAAKRLDDPDVTVHFCATVQEELGVRGAPAVSTDVDPDLAVALDVTVANDIPAVRKESEYVTELGEGAAIKLKDSSVVTTPKVHRRMRSVAEDRGIDHQMEVLPSGATDTSGFQNTHGAKPVGAISVPTRYLHTVTESVHHADVEATIDLLTAFLETETGDHDYSL is encoded by the coding sequence ATGGATTTCGACTTCGACCTGTTGCGGGAACTCACCGAGACCAGCGGCGTGCCGGGCTACGAGGACCGAGTTCGGAACCTCGTCCGCCGGGAATTCGAGGGCGTGGCCGATTCGGTCCATACCGACCCGATGGGCAACGTCGTCGGGACGATAGAGGGGTCTGGCGACTACGAGGTCGCTATCGCGGCCCACATGGACGAAATCGGCTTCATGGTCAAACACGTCACCGACGAGGGCTTCCTCGAAATCGACACGCTCGGCGGGTGGGACCCCGACGTACTCCGCGCTCAGCGCGTGACGGTTCACACCCCCGACGAGGACCTCACGGGCGTCATCGGGTCGATTCCGACCCACGTCCAAGACGACGAGGAGGAGTTCGACATCGACGACGTGGCAATCGACCTCGGACTCCCCGCCGAGGAGGTCGAAGAGCGAGTCTCGGTCGGTGACCTCGTGAGCATGGAACAGACCACGGTGCGGGTCGGCGACAACGTGACCGGGAAGGCGCTGGACGACCGGGTGTGCCTGTTCGCCATGCTCGAAGCGGCCAAGCGACTCGACGACCCCGACGTGACGGTCCACTTCTGCGCGACGGTCCAAGAGGAACTGGGCGTCCGCGGCGCGCCCGCCGTCAGCACGGACGTAGACCCGGACCTCGCGGTCGCGCTCGACGTGACGGTCGCAAACGACATCCCCGCGGTCCGCAAGGAGAGCGAGTACGTGACGGAACTCGGAGAGGGCGCGGCGATTAAGCTCAAAGACTCCAGCGTCGTCACGACGCCGAAGGTCCACCGACGGATGCGGTCGGTCGCCGAGGACCGCGGCATCGACCACCAGATGGAGGTGCTTCCCTCGGGCGCGACCGACACCTCGGGCTTCCAGAACACCCACGGCGCGAAACCCGTCGGAGCCATCTCGGTCCCGACGCGCTACCTCCACACCGTCACCGAGAGCGTCCACCACGCCGACGTGGAGGCGACCATCGACCTCCTGACGGCGTTCCTCGAAACCGAGACGGGCGACCACGACTACAGCCTGTAG
- a CDS encoding DUF6684 family protein: protein MATPIFERETWLDISVNIIPLFIIGFFVALFAVASPWAIEGLTSILGFALLVVPFVLLAYLTYIAARLIEDAEAE, encoded by the coding sequence ATGGCAACCCCCATCTTCGAACGGGAGACGTGGCTCGACATCTCGGTCAACATCATCCCGCTCTTCATCATCGGCTTCTTCGTCGCGCTGTTCGCCGTCGCATCGCCGTGGGCAATCGAAGGGCTGACCTCCATCCTCGGGTTCGCCCTGCTGGTCGTTCCCTTCGTCCTGCTGGCGTACCTGACCTACATCGCCGCCCGTCTCATCGAGGACGCCGAGGCGGAGTGA
- a CDS encoding DUF7520 family protein codes for MKRLILPPPGLPDVSETFGGRSFVVGFYGVIVTLTGVVGAVLGVAGPDDLTAVKLLGLVELQPTPLGLAVYGMVTVGLALGVPLALVVLVSKRADAERPGGNT; via the coding sequence ATGAAAAGGCTAATCCTTCCGCCGCCCGGACTCCCGGACGTGAGCGAGACGTTCGGCGGACGGTCGTTCGTGGTCGGGTTCTACGGCGTCATCGTCACCCTGACCGGCGTGGTCGGCGCGGTACTCGGCGTGGCGGGTCCCGACGACCTGACCGCCGTGAAACTTCTCGGTCTGGTCGAACTCCAGCCGACGCCGCTGGGTCTGGCGGTCTACGGCATGGTCACGGTGGGTCTGGCGCTCGGCGTTCCGCTGGCGCTGGTCGTCCTCGTCTCGAAACGGGCCGACGCCGAGCGACCCGGTGGGAACACTTGA
- a CDS encoding DUF7541 family protein produces MDEQPGLSDEYRKASPWPVFVAFGLAIFEVGIVWPLFPVAVGGLLLFVGSVVGILRESGYIADPWKGLVAASVLCLGVGGLIAYATTGSVHLRGVAILVGGIIILFGGVFGSFWQPNSV; encoded by the coding sequence ATGGACGAACAACCCGGACTGAGTGACGAATACCGCAAAGCGAGTCCGTGGCCGGTGTTCGTCGCCTTCGGACTCGCCATCTTCGAGGTCGGCATCGTGTGGCCACTCTTCCCCGTCGCGGTCGGCGGTCTCCTGCTGTTCGTTGGGAGCGTCGTGGGCATCCTCCGCGAGTCGGGCTACATCGCCGACCCGTGGAAGGGACTGGTCGCCGCGTCGGTCCTCTGTCTCGGCGTCGGCGGTCTCATCGCGTACGCGACGACCGGGTCGGTCCACCTCCGCGGGGTCGCCATCCTCGTCGGCGGCATCATCATCCTCTTCGGCGGCGTCTTCGGGAGTTTCTGGCAACCGAATAGCGTGTAG